In Elaeis guineensis isolate ETL-2024a chromosome 1, EG11, whole genome shotgun sequence, a genomic segment contains:
- the LOC105040102 gene encoding diacylglycerol O-acyltransferase 3, with the protein MEISGAALRRVPAVSSAGFQRDAGEPSFSGFSIAAGCGRFGVKISSWPRRVRGGCGFSDEGYLRYYATPARCGGGRKKEEKRRARLVESLARDLSAFYSVGFGVEAGQAVVGDVKAKMITEAAEVLLAQLNQLRAGEKDMERKRKEEKKEMKRKRKEEKAAMKAARLKDSADLDASSTSSESSNSDGETVVKMSSLRTTSLPHPRLKSLEVRKEAPKCNEDPITLELGTEERMEENRTLLKPDQECSSSSSTDVSCKCSEIVVEEPADRIEVCVGGKCKRSGSLELLNELQRKAGIEGVVVGCKCMGKCRDGPNVRVSDHCVDSVKPPGNPLFIGVGLEDVGTILAEFFGEKKDVGLVAA; encoded by the exons ATGGAGATCTCCGGTGCTGCGCTCCGGCGAGTTCCGGCCGTCTCCAGCGCCGGGTTCCAGCGTGATGCCGGCGAGCCTTCCTTTTCTGGCTTCTCGATCGCCGCCGGCTGTGGGAGATTTGGGGTCAAGATATCATCCTGGCCGAGGCGGGTTCGCGGCGGTTGCGGGTTCTCCGACGAGGGATACTTGAGGTACTACGCGACGCCGGCAAGATGCGGCGGGGGGaggaagaaggaggagaagaggagggcgAGGTTGGTGGAGAGTTTGGCGAGGGATTTGTCGGCCTTCTATTCGGTGGGTTTCGGCGTGGAGGCCGGACAAGCAGTCGTGGGAGATGTCAAGGCGAAGATGATCACG GAGGCGGCAGAGGTTTTGCTGGCACAGCTGAACCAGCTAAGAGCTGGCGAGAAAGacatggaaaggaaaagaaaggaagagaagaaggagatgaAGAGAAAACGGAAGGAAGAGAAGGCTGCAATGAAAGCAGCAAGGTTGAAAGATTCTGCCGATCTTGATGCCTCCAGCACTTCCTCTGAATCCAGCAACAGTGATGGGGAAACAGTAGTCAAGATGAGCAGCCTAAGAACTACTTCTCTTCCACACCCCAGACTGAAAAGCTTGGAAGTTCGAAAAGAGGCACCTAAGTGCAATGAAGACCCAATAACTCTGGAACTTGGAACAGAAGAAAGAATGGAAGAGAATCGCACCCTTCTGAAGCCTGACCAagaatgcagcagcagcagcagcactgATGTTAGCTGTAAGTGCAGTGAGATAGTAGTCGAAGAGCCTGCGGATAGGATTGAAGTTTGTGTGGGAGGGAAATGCAAGAGGTCTGGTTCTCTAGAGCTATTGAATGAACTCCAGAGGAAGGCGGGCATTGAAGGTGTTGTTGTTGGCTGCAAGTGCATGGGCAAATGCAGGGATGGACCAAATGTTAGAGTTTCAGATCATTGTGTGGATTCTGTTAAGCCTCCTGGCAACCCTTTGTTTATTGGTGTTGGATTAGAGGATGTTGGTACAATTTTAGCCGAGTTCTTTGGGGAGAAGAAAGATGTAGGCCTTGTTGCTGCTTAG